A stretch of the Alnus glutinosa chromosome 6, dhAlnGlut1.1, whole genome shotgun sequence genome encodes the following:
- the LOC133871881 gene encoding MADS-box protein JOINTLESS-like, with protein MAREKIKIKKIDNVTARQVTFSKRRRGLLKKAEELSVLCDAEVALIIFSATGKLFEFSSSSMKDILERYNLQSNSLEKMAQPSLDLQLEHGNNIRLSKEVADKSQQLRQARGEDLQGLNLEELLQLEKKLEAGLRRVIDSKEERMMNEINTLARKGAQLMEENKQLKQKMMVSYKGKRPVLVDSDIVIQEEGTSSESVNNVCSCSSAPPPEEDSSDTSLKLGLSL; from the exons ATGGCGAGGGAGAAGATCAAGATCAAGAAGATCGACAACGTGACGGCGAGGCAGGTTACCTTTTCCAAGAGAAGACGAGGGCTTTTGAAGAAAGCTGAAGAGCTTTCTGTTCTCTGTGATGCTGAGGTTGCGCTCATAATCTTCTCAGCCACAGGAAAGCTCTTTGAGTTTTCCAGCTCaag TATGAAGGATATACTGGAAAGGTATAATCTTCAGTCTAATAGCCTTGAGAAAATGGCCCAACCGTCTCTTGATCTGCAG CTAGAGCATGGTAATAACATCAGATTGAGTAAGGAAGTGGCGGATAAGAGCCAGCAACTAAG GCAGGCGAGGGGAGAAGATCTTCAAGGGCTAAATTTAGAGGAATTGCTGCAATTAGAAAAAAAGCTTGAAGCAGGACTTAGACGTGTGATTGATTCTAAG GAAGAACGGATGATGAATGAGATTAATACGCTCGCAAGAAAG GGAGCTCAGTTGATGGAAGAGAACAAGCAATTAAAACAGAAG ATGATGGTGTCGTACAAGGGGAAAAGACCTGTTCTTGTGGACTCGGACATCGTTATCCAGGAAGAAGGCACGTCATCGGAGTCTGTCAACAACGTCTGCAGCTGCAGTAGTGCCCCTCCTCCAGAGGAAGATAGTTCTGATACATCTCTCAAATTAGG GCTATCCCTTTAG